A part of Tigriopus californicus strain San Diego chromosome 10, Tcal_SD_v2.1, whole genome shotgun sequence genomic DNA contains:
- the LOC131888901 gene encoding rap1 GTPase-GDP dissociation stimulator 1-like, which translates to MLIDWNELIRQFEACILRASPPNRAVGGAAEEGGEEAEVSPEAVTALNHKLIEVHSRLKALDDDCSIDTSTHSPAQGSAGATSLAPNLLQPHVMAELVGHCRTILSTPGRGPTHTLAAQLLAEVGRTAGGRGLCLKDQVTSALEGVLAEVIESQEPRVETVVQICRILGNLCYNCSEGRNQIIDSQCLQHIHTIASNRERIKSGDVGQRFPVILPGFLLNFCNESPSSVKRTGEVGFVDVIVENILTTKTNDAVFNASLNFFVVVAEDDRGQEFLRKSSNFANALNHVLIHTTSPEVTETALELVRSIAENPDLSLELAKSPLCSTLVKHIAGKWQTPEFHDHRTDACDLLVLILGHDASMKLIYNQEQGKFLNIFKDWLLTEDVQLMVAGCLCIGNFACNEEHCTQLMNNHTSQILVDLLRSHLNPNADLKLQHAILGAIRNLAVTAKARSCLLEQGLLDPCQQLMGRLSLMNAQPVVFKLLGTIRLVIDGSSEAAKQIGRSGPSIGKLVEWGNSDTQGVKSETARLLASLVKNSASSEVMIVIVDCGGLPHITTMITSSHVRMLNEGLVALTHLAAALNPDTVHAQLHTDLIVNGIKNILNHDSHPIEVKQNALTLTLTLLKARPQVFVAMLKEMELETILIDRQEQLRDMEQFQELNRILQGQAS; encoded by the exons ATGTTGATCGATTGGAATGAGCTCATCCGACAGTTTGAGGCCTGTATTTTGCGCGCTAGCCCGCCTAATCGCGCCGTCGGAGGCGCAGCTGAAGAAGGTGGTGAGGAGGCAGAGGTGTCACCGGAAGCGGTGACCGCCCTCAACCACAAGCTCATTGAGGTGCACAGCCGCTTAAAGGCGCTGGACGACGATTGCAGCATAGACACGTCCACACATAGCCCGGCACAAGGAAGCGCGGGCGCCACTAGCCTAGCGCCCAACCTGCTACAGCCGCATGTCATGGCTGAGCTGGTGGGGCACTGTCGTACCATCTTGAGCACGCCGGGCCGTGGTCCCACGCACACGTTGGCGGCGCAGCTGTTAGCTGAGGTTGGGCGAACAGCGGGCGGGCGAGGATTGTGCTTGAAGGACCAAGTGACCAGCGCGCTAGAAGGGGTACTAGCTGAGGTCATCGAGTCCCAGGAACCACGAGTGGAAACTGTGGTCCAG ATTTGTCGCATCTTGGGGAATCTGTGCTACAATTGCTCTGAAGGTCGAAACCAGATCATCGACTCCCAATGTCTGCAACACATCCATACGATTGCATCAAATCGCGAGCGCATCAAAAGTGGAGACGTTGGACAACGATTTCCCGTGATACTCCCAGGATTCCTTCTCAACTTTTGTAACGAGAGCCCAAGCAGTGTGAAACGAACTG GCGAGGTCGGGTTCGTTGATGTGATCGttgagaacattttgaccACCAAAACCAACGATGCTGTTTTCAATGccagtttgaatttctttgtGGTCGTGGCCGAGGACGATCGCGGCCAGGAATTTCTCCGAAAGAGTAGTAATTTCGCCAATG CTCTCAATCATGTCTTGATTCACACCACTAGTCCGGAAGTGACTGAAACGGCTCTGGAGTTGGTCAGGAGTATCGCCGAAAATCCGGATCTCTCCCTGGAGTTAGCCAAGAGCCCCCTTTGCTCCACCTTGGTCAAGCATATAGCGGGCAAGTGGCAAACCCCAGAATTTCACGATCACCGGACAGACGCTTGTGACTTGTTAGTTTTGATCTTGGGGCACGACGCCAGTATGAAACTGATCTACAATCAAGAGCAAGGCAAATTTCTGAACATCTTCAAAG ACTGGCTTCTGACAGAAGACGTTCAACTAATGGTGGCGGGTTGTCTCTGCATCGGAAACTTTGCTTGTAATGAAGAGCATTGCACCCAGTTAATGAACAACCATACCTCGCAAATCCTCGTTGACCTTCTAAGGTCTCATCTGAATCCCAATGCGGATTTGAAACTCCAACACGCCATCTTAGGAGCCATTCGAAACCTGGCAGTTACCGCCAAAGCCCGCAGTTGTCTTCTCGAGCAAG GCTTATTGGATCCTTGTCAACAACTCATGGGACGCCTCTCTTTGATGAACGCCCAGCCCGTGGTCTTTAAACTCCTCGGCACAATTCGTTTGGTTATTGACGGTAGCTCTGAAGCGGCAAAGCAGATCGGAAGGTCCGGTCCCAGCATCGGGAAACTGGTCGAATGGGGCAACTCTGACACCCAAGGGGTCAAATCCGAAACTGCCCGACTTCTGGCGTCCCTCGTCAAAAACAGTGCTTCCAGCGAG GTTATGATTGTGATAGTTGATTGTGGAGGCCTGCCTCACATTACCACTATGATAACATCGTCCCACGTTCGCATGCTCAATGAAGGTTTGGTGGCTTTGACGCATTTGGCTGCTGCCTTGAACCCAGATACTGTACACGCCCAACTTCATACAGATCTCATCGTGAATGGCATCAAGAACATCCTGAATCACGACTCGCATCCTATTGAGGTGAAGCAGAATGCCCTCACGTTAACTTTGACCTTACTGAAGGCCAGACCCCAGGTGTTTGTGGCTATGTTGAAAGAAATGGAACTCGAGACGATCTTAATTGACCGACAAGAGCAATTGCGGGACATGGAACAATTCCAGGAGCTCAATCGCATTCTTCAGGGTCAAGCATCTTGA
- the LOC131889362 gene encoding titin-like has product MDRRPGRSPSLLGLEGSFALIRFLMVGLKLLTIDLPLSWMFERASKAVTYQEAFSSEELDRKLFLRLGQNYDEPKAWSDANPWLLGLDRLSLETLTWPWSQIWNSQDAWKWKSTWDEIVSKKLEEEDSRSSSFSSSSSDHLENESPVPRDAKRISFIENKEPQMVPFKTIPIPNAEEPQKDNHSNPQLKPPRHENISQMFKEMEQRAALRQQTRSLFDPLEAHVPPKTKSISELKPTTQEHKPLAKLKPALNLEHSRELEPAPELEPGLDLEPAPELKPSPVLEPTPELKLTSNYKPNPKSKRIVSPSRAKSPKVAELCSKFESTNANGTEAKLFKVKEMPQGAVVRKAKVVTKPSANGAISQSDNSLEKHDDDTASGIMPNSSTVIPKIVIRSYEERCATLPPPPKPVTMRHDPVSKPSPNPGPLPKPTLEKAIPRRPNPRPRMEFHYQPPIAVTKDSKAHLHHSSTPILTSIQTLEDQPEGANWNSTWELGSNSTLREASHQNQESLGSESTPGLPATSRTKMTKMAKWRRKIFDKQRIHHTKI; this is encoded by the exons ATGGACCGTCGACCAGGTCGGTCTCCCTCATTGCTGGGGTTGGAAGGGTCCTTTGCCCTGATACGGTTCTTAATGGTGGGCCTTAAACTTTTGACAATCGATTTGCCACTATCTTGGATGTTTGAAAGGGCCAGCAAGGCAGTCACCTACCAAGAGGCCTTCTCATCCGAGGAGTTGGATCGAAAGTTGTTCCTAAGGTTGGGTCAGAACTATGATGAACCCAAAGCTTGGTCTGATGCTAACCCCTGGTTATTGGGCCTAGATCGGCTTTCACTGGAGACACTGACCTGGCCGTGGTCTCAAATTTGGAACTCTCAAGATgcatggaaatggaaatccaCGTGGGATGAGATCGTGTCAAAAAAACTAGAGGAAGAGGACAGCCGCAGCTCCAGCTTTTCGTCATCGTCGAGTGaccatcttgaaaatgaatctcCTGTTCCAAGAGATGCCAAACGTATTTCGTTCATTGAGAATAAGGAGCCACAGATGGTCCCGTTTAAGACTATTCCGATCCCAAATGCAGAGGAGCCGCAAAAAGATAACCACTCGAATCCTCAATTGAAGCCTCCTCGTCATGAGAACATATCACAAATGTTcaaggaaatggaacaaagagcAGCCTTAAGACAACAAACACGGTCCCTATTTGATCCGCTTGAAGCCCATgttccacccaaaaccaagAGCATTTCGGAATTGAAGCCCACTACCCAAGAACATAAACCCTTGGCAAAGTTGAAACCCGCCTTGAATTTGGAGCACAGCCGGGAATTGGAACCCGCTCCGGAATTGGAACCCGGTTTGGATTTAGAGCCCGCCCCGGAATTAAAGCCCTCTCCAGTTCTGGAACCGACTCCAGAATTAAAGCTTACGTCGAACTACAAGCCCAATCCCAAGTCCAAGCGAATCGTCTCTCCCTCAAGGGCCAAGTCTCCCAAGGTCGCCGAATTATGTTCAAAATTCGAGTCCACCAATGCCAATGGAACCGAAGCGAAGCTCTTCAAAGTAAAGGAAATGCCCCAAGGGGCAGTTGTCCGAAAGGCCAAAGTAGTGACCAAACCTAGCGCAAATGGCGCAATATCCCAATCTGACAACTCCCTCGAGAAGCATGATGATGACACAGCCAGTGGAATAATGCCCAACAGTTCCACTGTCATTCCCAAGATCGTAATCCGTTCCTATGAAGAGCGTTGCGCCACTTTGCCACCGCCTCCCAAACCAGTCACGATGAGACATGATCCTGTTTCAAAGCCCAGTCCCAATCCAGGACCTCTTCCAAAACCAACCTTGGAGAAAGCCATTCCGAGACGCCCCAATCCTCGTCCAAGGATGGAATTCCACTACCAACCGCCAATTGCCGTCACCAAGGACTCCAAGGCTCATTTGCATCATAGTTCCACCCCCATTTTGACTTCCATCCAAACTCTAGAGGATCAACCGGAAGGTGCCAATTGGAACAGCACTTGGGAATTGGGATCCAATTCCACACTGAGAGAGGCAAGCCACCAAA ACCAAGAGTCGCTTGGCTCCGAATCAACTCCGGGGTTGCCAGCAACAAGCAGAACAAAGATgaccaaaatggccaaatggcGGAGGAAAATCTTCGATAAACAACGAATTCACCATACCAAAATTTGA
- the LOC131887912 gene encoding uncharacterized protein LOC131887912 translates to MSESLDLPILNLSDEFEKIRVLSSPNVANGSFGSVLEVYKAKNPSNVIDILYLAVKKYPQSIPSLSKVYNKSLKDLKHKHLVRIFGETTLSDGLVGLVTEAHPTNLRSLLNKGPEFGKPLAINGIRNVISQVLDGLIYLHMRKVVLIHLKPENVILDSLTPQVTMVDSKVKISDFGFFPEALLSDIKAKGGSNMIYLAPELKKSQPVPKIKPSADIFSCGMITFEMICGRSPRVTDKLSMIPNPTLQDFVRLMVKRNPSERIGAEPIFTHSFLRS, encoded by the exons ATGTCCGAATCGCTTGATTTGCCAATCCTGAACTTGAGCGATGAGTTCGAGAAAATTCGAGTCCTCTCATCGCCAAATGTGGCAAATGGTTCTTTTGGGTCGGTCTTAGAAGTCTACAAGGCCAAGAATCCTTCCAACGTGATAGACATCCTCTATTTGGCAGTGAAGAAGTATCCACAATCCATCCCGAGTCTATCCAAAGTCTACAACAAGTCCTTGAAGGACTTGAAGCATAAACATCTGGTCAGGATCTTCGGTGAAACCACTCTCTCGGATGGCCTTGTTGGATTAGTGACGGAAGCTCATCCAACGAACTTGCGGtcacttttgaacaaaggGCCGGAATTCGGGAAACCCCTGGCGATCAACGGGATCCGGAATGTCATTTCGCAAGTTCTTGACGGTCTAATCTACCTACATATGCGCAAAGTGGTGCTGATTCATTTGAAACCCGAGAATGTCATTTTGGATTCTCTCACACCACAAGTGACCATGGTGGACTCAAAAGTTAAGATTTCCgactttggtttttttccagAAGCCTTATTGAGCGACATCAAGGCCAAGG GTGGTTCCAATATGATTTATTTGGCTCCCGAATTAAAGAAGTCTCAACCCGTCCCCAAAATAAAACCGTCGGCTGACATCTTCTCCTGTGGAATGATCACTTTCGAGATGATCTGTGGGCGATCACCCAGAG TGACAGATAAGCTGTCAATGATCCCAAATCCGACCTTGCAAGACTTCGTTCGACTGATGGTGAAACGCAATCCTTCTGAGCGGATTGGGGCTGAGCCTATCTTTACACACTCATTCCTCAGGAGttaa